From a single Accipiter gentilis chromosome 10, bAccGen1.1, whole genome shotgun sequence genomic region:
- the BAHCC1 gene encoding BAH and coiled-coil domain-containing protein 1 isoform X1 — MDGRDFAPPPRLLSERGGLGHRHGTGRVTGSAHGAVQPPGHFQPTKYFPAPISMATHTAGSGLMGNAPASSFMGGFLSSSLGSGAPSHPAGPTASPPEPAFRGPHSGTSQIWFSHSHEAPGYPRFSGSLASTFLPMSHLDHHGNSNVLYGQHRFYESQKDNFYLRNLPTQPALLPAGHGFPGIARAAPGPPAGSCSREREAGPLPKTPKDYDRFLAGKEKVGKGDPKERPPEEDPKERHKAVLSVPPEGHCKEGLPPRGAGDGRPKHLASCLLGAKGLEGDAGRAVLPSCAGSALPRAGRCNAKEPCRGEREPGAPEVPQPYGECVERRQMLHHAVSYAVPAGPAPLGPTAGSFPCLQLHAGPEVLCPLPEPAGRELKLSGATLVPSVGHLTDKSRSFQVAAEAGGLERVEGKERHAEAGAEPPAAYGGPFHHHPLKAEGPAERRLEWGGPGTRLKGLEYLGGGAADGPPFAGRGPAPKGALEKGYFEVPPAPDCSRAARPDPLGVRVGPSCCTLEKGPPKDPPPGPAPQKVARIRHQQHPETEAAGAGPEGKRKPLELSALGYGGPPLPPWGVQGQGPPLAVAEERKGPYLDPFGTSLQQAALMTQGPVLGQEVPAAADEVSAMKNLLKYSNQALLGGQKGPPFVGLGGVKGSCAHQDAKFPPGKGQPELERPDCARGREHDGLAPGEGEVRQPPVGIAVAVARQKDTLGRPEPSYGGGGGSGRQGRATAGIKAGTARPMHLIDLDAEDERGRLCEERLGLPGRELLLQDNKDLVEFARMHPSGGCPGELTPHLMIAGGSSLPAGQLGGDPAAHAHPAHTHWLPRTRSPSIWMGGHSYGIGHPALHQNLPPAFPASMPSTMQPVFPLSQDPPAQLVILPTEPPTHGTPHTLADVMDQASLWPPMYPGRGPGAHLQHTGQLPVYSRSQFLRQQELYALQQQQRAAQALEIQRQAHVQRKPEEQPLELEDGGPEKPLKPSHKAVALNPPAKGLSSAAPGPPKLSPCCHSPALRHPAKCPVALPAAPCTLPVCPAASSAVAPRSPADSPLPVQSKGSDGEDKRGEGQPPRDYPKSLEPDLPPGYSYPAAGMGFSEAHSAEPADPDTMHAGSPPAEPEQSRTFSPAGEVLREPGPPREPPAGGAMVEGPGALLHRHHLLLAPGPLCGERGPAPAAGATEERAPVPFGVCREAAQGAPEQSPPEQQRPVPVVGASPLAPAVEEEEEEEDEEDEEEEDEADSDGSEPEGSCNEEDGDGSAGRQGCPGGLEVLIAAGIDLGELPALGSPGEPPPAPPSPAPHASGIPGIALLSELADLELRRRRCDLALEGEDEDLLAFNLQNLATVAAAWSLVEAASREGSPPALSPLPTSPPPRARIPRRKYTWTPKTKAVCPLKAAIEQLNTQEVEVRMRLAELQRRYKEKQRELVKLQRRHDHERDESSRSPARRGPGRPRKRKHSSTLGRAESRKVKPICINPPSESKHAWSVCARTAPGPPVRAVKTSLSLLCAELRGDPEPKKKRSKLAEAAFGSLKGSPEKVRCKKSGSQGKLTCKVAHKVSQLKQKVKSKGLPAGISPFRRKDPNPAGRIQKKLSRPKSSKAAKYQTQDPDPRQPAGFKDEHDGDTDSEDGDDEPGLSLPPSVPVAVLGPSPSSVVKMEANEKAKKKKERQGLLGPCRLGSPEGEVKIKRRPVKPGAGKLEKVPARRKAGGCEEGGKKKLKAKPKESLRPPAPSGPSAQTPAGSLFTGTDPRHFGPRDEGARLASERLKKATRKSKVLQSALRRKNGALSLALSPRSAKTILSKGKKLAKVKSKVATKQCKGRAVSKLLESFTVEDDFDFDDNSSFSEEEEEGGCLAGAARGGRRSPLPHVCAIQKEDLRDGLHILIPKEDSLLYAGSVRTIQPPDIYSIIIEGERGNRQRIYSQEQLLQEAVLDVRPQSRRSLPPGTRVCAYWSQKSRCLYPGNVVRGSSSDEEEDDPEAVMVEFDDGDTGHIAVSNIRLLPPDFKIQCTEPSPALLVSSSCRRTKRSCGDVPPSSELPPSLCPDRHDGPEPPKNSGKKAASKEKSGKAAEVLSGVKAPALSDPFLGRRGGPLLSWSAVAQTKRKAASKGTAVLQNLFQVNGSAKKLRAKEAIFPVHHHHHLAAPVFGNGFGADSFSRIASSYASFGAGAGLVLPAAQKLLRSKKAERLEAEMGKSSRRKAGSEYLVKLDHEGVTSPKNKNCKALLLAEKDFGAKLERPLASHGYAHAALAGKDRKGRAPVHQLPVGLALRKYSGQAEFTLNCDSDCHSSYSDMDEDEEAGGLGADVPSRFMTRLSVSSSSSGSSTSSSSGSISTSSLCSSDNEDSSYSSEDEDSTLLLQTCLSHPVPALLAQPEALRSKSGTPQRCFLTKAAAAGPKAKLKRKEALSFSKAKEFSRRQRLPSVENRPKISAFLPARQLWRWSGNPTQRRGMKGKARKLFYKAIVRGKETLRIGDCAVFLSAGRPNLPYIGRIESMWESWGSNMVVKVKWFYHPEETKLGKRQSDGKNALYQSCHEDENDVQTISHKCQVVGREHYEQMTRSKKYQDRQDLYYLAGTYDPTTGRLVTADGVPILC; from the exons ATGGACGGCCGTGACTTCGCGCCCCCGCCGCGGCTGCTGTCGGAGCGGGGCGGCCTGGGCCACCGGCACGGCACGGGGCGCGTGACGGGTTCGGCACACGGTGCCGTGCAGCCCCCCGGACACTTCCAGCCCACCAAGTACTTCCCCGCGCCCATCTCCATGGCCACGCACACAG ccggCAGCGGCCTGATGGGGAACGCGCCCGCCTCTTCCTTCATGGGGGGCTTCctgagcagcagcctgggctCGGGGGCACCCAGCCACCCCGCCGGCCCCACCGCCTCCCCCCCGGAGCCGGCTTTCCGCGGGCCCCACTCCGGCACGTCCCAGATCTGGTTCTCGCACTCCCACGAAG CCCCGGGGTACCCCCGCTTCTCCGGGAGCCTGGCCTCCACCTTCCTGCCCATGAGCCACCTGGACCACCATGGCAACAGCAACGTCCTCTATGGCCAGCACCGCTTCTACGAGAGCCAGAAAG ATAACTTCTACCTGCGCAACCTGCCCACCCAACCCGCCCTGCTCCCGGCTGGCCACGGCTTCCCCGGCATCGCCCGTGCCGCCCCCGGACCCCCCGCCGGCTCCTGTAGCCGGGAGCGGGAAGCCGGACCCCTGCCCAAGACCCCCAAGGACTATGACCGCTTCCTGGCGGGCAAGGAGAAGGTGGGCAAGGGGGACCCCAAGGAGCGACCGCCCGAGGAGGACCCCAAGGAGCGGCACAAGGCGGTGCTGTCGGTGCCGCCGGAGGGGCACTGCAAGGAAGGGCTGCCCCCCCGGGGGGCCGGCGACGGCCGCCCCAAGCACCTCGCCTCCTGCCTGCTGGGTGCCAAGGGCCTGGAGGGCGACGCCGGTCGCGCCGTGCTGCCCAGCTGCGCCGGCAGCGCCCTGCCCCGCGCCGGCCGCTGCAACGCCAAGGAACCGTGCCGGGGCGAGCGGGAGCCGGGGGCCCCCGAGGTGCCACAGCCTTACGGCGAATGCGTGGAACGGCGGCAGATGCTGCACCACGCCGTTTCCTACGCGGTGcccgccgggccggccccgctcggcccgacCGCCggctccttcccctgcctgcagctgcacgCCGGCCCCGAGGTGCTGTGCCCGCTGCCGGAGCCGGCCGGCCGGGAGCTGAAGCTGAGCGGGGCCACGCTGGTGCCCTCGGTGGGACACCTGACGGACAAGAGCCGCTCCTTCCAAGtggcggcggaggccggcgggctgGAACGCGTCGAGGGCAAGGAGCGGCACGCCGAGGCGGGGGCCGAGCCCCCGGCCGCTTACGGCGGCCCCTTCCACCACCACCCGCTGAAGGCGGAGGGCCCGGCGGAGCGGCGGCTGGAATGGGGGGGTCCTGGCACCCGGCTGAAGGGGCTGGAGTACCTGGGCGGGGGGGCAGCCGATGGGCCCCCCTTCGCCGGCCGGGGGCCggcacccaagggtgctctgGAGAAGGGCTACTTCGAGGTGCCGCCGGCGCCCGACTGctcccgcgccgcccgccccgaccCGCTGGGCGTCCGGGTCGGCCCCTCCTGCTGCACTTTAGAGAAGGGCCCCCCCAAGGACCCCCCGCCCGGGCCGGCTCCCCAGAAAGTGGCGCGGATCCGGCACCAGCAGCACCCCGAGACGGAGGCGGCCGGCGCCGGCCCCGAGGGCAAGCGCAAGCCCCTGGAGCTGAGCGCCCTGGGCTACGGCgggccccccctgcccccctggGGCGTGCAGGGCCAGGGACCCCCCCTGGCCGTGGCGGAGGAGCGGAAGGGACCCTACCTGGACCCCTTCGGCACGAGTCTGCAGCAGGCTGCGTTGATGACTCAGGGCCCGGTGCTGGGCCAGGAGGTGCCGGCCGCCGCGGACGAGGTCTCGGCCATGAAGAACCTGCTGAAATACAGCAACCAGGCGCTGCTGGGGGGGCAGAAGGGCCCCCCctttgtggggctggggggcgtCAAGGGCAGCTGTGCCCACCAGGATGCCAAATTCCCCCCGGGGAAGGGGCAGCCGGAGCTGGAGCGGCCGGACTGCGCCCGCGGCCGGGAGCACGACGGGCTGGCCCCCGGCGAGGGTGAGGTGCGACAGCCGCCCGTCGGCATCGCCGTGGCCGTGGCGCGGCAGAAGGACACGCTTGGGCGACCCGAGCCCTCCtacggtggcggcggcggctctgGGCGGCAGGGCCGGGCGACCGCTGGTATCAAAG CGGGCACCGCGCGGCCCATGCACCTCATCGACCTGGACGCAGAGGACGAGCGGGGTCGGCTCTGCGAGGAGCGCCTGGGGCTGCCGGGGCGAGAGCTCCTTCTCCA GGACAACAAGGACCTGGTGGAGTTCGCCCGGATGCACCCGTCGGGGGGGTGTCCCGGGGAGCTGACCCCCCACCTGATGATCGCCGGGGGCTCCTCGCTGCCGGCGGGGCAGCTCGGGGGGGACCCCGCCGCCCATGCCCACCCGGCACACACGCACTGGCTGCCCCGCACCCGCAGCCCCTCCATCTGGATGGGGGGACACTCCTACG GCATCGGCCATCCCGCGCTGCACCAGAACCTGCCACCCGCCTTCCCCGCCTCCATGCCCAGCACCATGCAGCCCgtcttccccctctcccaggaCCCCCCCGCCCAGCTCGTCATCCTGCCCACCGAGCCCCCCACCCACGGCACCCCCCACACGCTGG CCGACGTGATGGACCAGGCGTCGCTGTGGCCCCCGATGTACCCAGGCCGGGGTCCCGGCGCCCACCTACAGCACACGGGGCAGCTGCCCGTGTACTCCCGCTCCCAGTTCTTGCGGCAGCAGGAGCTCtacgccctgcagcagcagcagcgggcagcCCAGGCCCTCGAGATCCAGCGCCAGGCGCACGTCCAG CGGAAGCCGGAGGAGCAGCCCCTGGAGCTGGAGGACGGGGGTCCCGAGAAGCCCCTCAAACCCTCCCACAAAGCAGTTGCCTTAAACCCCCCGGCCAAGGGCCTTTCCTCGGCGGCCCCCGGGCCCCCCAAGCTGTCCCCTTGCTGCCACTCTCCGGCCCTGCGGCACCCGGCCAAGTGCCCCGTggccctccccgcggcccccTGCACTTTACCCGTCTGCCCCGCCGCCAGCTCCGCCGTggccccccgctccccggccgaCAGCCCCCTGCCCGTCCAGAGCAAGGGCAGCGACGGCGAGGACAAGCGCGGAGAGGGGCAGCCGCCCCGCGACTACCCCAAGTCCCTGGAACCAG ACCTGCCCCCCGGCTACAGCTACCCCGCCGCCGGCATGGGCTTCTCCGAGGCGCACTCCGCCGAGCCGGCTGACCCTGACACTATGCACGCCGGCTCCCCGCCGGCTGAGCCCGAGCAGTCCCGGACCTTCAGCCCCGCCGGCGAGGTGTTGCGGGAGCCGGGCCCCCCGCGGGAGCCGCCGGCCGGCGGGGCGATGGTCGAGGGTCCCGGGGCTCTGCTGCACCGCCATCACCTCCTCCTCGCCCCGGGACCCCTCTGCGGGGAGCGGGGtccggccccggccgcgggggcCACCGAGGAGCGGGCACCGGTGCCTTTTGGGGTGTGCCGGGAGGCGGCTCAGGGAGCGCCGGAGCAGAGCCCACCGGAGCAGCAGCGCCCGGTGCCCGTGGTGGGGGCGTCCCCGCTGGCCCCTgccgtggaggaggaggaggaggaggaggacgaggaggacgaggaggaggaagacgaggCCGACAGTGATGGCTCAGAGCCGGAGGGCAGCTGCAACGAGGAGGATGGCGACGGCTCCGCTGGGCGACAGGGCTGCCCTGGCGGGCTGGAGGTGCTGATTGCCGCTGGCATCGACCTGGGGGAGCTGCCAGCGCTGGGCTCGCCCGGGgaaccccccccggcccccccctcgCCCGCTCCCCACGCCTCAGGGATCCCCGGCATCGCCCTGCTCAGCGAGCTCGCCGACCTGGAGCTGCGCCGGCGTCGTTGCGACTTGGCCCTGGAAG GGGAGGACGAGGACCTGCTGGCCTTCAACCTGCAGAACCTGGCCACGGTGGCGGCCGCCTGGTCGCTGGTGGAGGCGGCCAGCCGGGAGGGCAGTCCCCCCGCGCTCAGCCCCTTGCCcacctccccgccgccccgcgcccgcatCCCCCGCCGCAAGTACACCTGGACGCCCAAAACCAAGGCC GTTTGCCCCTTGAAGGCGGCCATCGAGCAGCTCAACACGCAGGAGGTGGAGGTGCGGATGCGGCTGGCCGAGCTCCAGCGCCGCTACAAGGAGAAGCAGCGGGAGCTGGTGAAGCTGCAGAGGCGGCATGACCACGA GCGTGACGAGAGCTCCCggagcccggcgcggcgcggcccggggcGGCCGAGGAAGCGCAAGCACTCCAGCACGCTGGGCAGGGCCGAGAGCCGCAAGGTCAA GCCCATTTGCATAAATCCTCCGAGCGAGTCCAAACACGCTTGGAGCGTGTGTGCGCGcacggcccccggcccccccgttCG ggcggtgaagaccagcctgTCCCTGCTGTGCGCCGAGCTGCGGGGAGACCCCGAGCCCAAGAAGAAGAGGAGCAAGCTGGCCGAGGCGGCGTTCGGCAGCCTTAAGGGCTCCCCG gagaaggTGCGGTGCAAGAAGAGCGGGTCGCAAGGCAAGCTGACCTGTAAGGTGGCTCACAAGGTCTCGCAGCTGAAGCAGAAGGTGAAGAGCAAAGGGCTGCCCGCCGGCATCAGCCCCTTCCGCCGGAAAGACCCCAACCCCGCTGGCCGCATCCAGAAGAAGCTGTCCCGTCCCAAGAGCTCCAAGGCTGCCAAGTACCAGACGCAGGACCCCGACCCCCGCCAACCGGCGGGCTTCAAAG ATGAGCACGACGGGGACACAGACAGCGAGGACGGCGACGATGAGCCGGGCTTGTCCCTGCCGCCCTCGGTGCCCGTGGCCGTGCTCGGACCCTCGCCGTCCTCCGTGGTGAAGATGGAGGCCAACGAAAAGgcgaagaagaagaaggaaaggcagGGACTGCTAG GGCCCTGCCGCCTCGGTAGCCCCGAGGGCGAGGTGAAGATCAAGCGGCGGCCGGTGAAGCCGGGAGCCGGCAAGCTGGAGAAGGTGCCGGCGCGGCGGAAGGCGGGCGGCTGCGAGGAGGGCGGCAAGAAAAAGCTGAAGGCTAAGCCCAAGGAGAGCCTCCGGCCACCGGCCCCCAGCGGACCCAGCGCCCAGACCCCCGCCGGCAGCCTCTTCACCGGCACCGACCCCCGGCACTTTGGGCCGAGGGACGAGGGGGCTCGCCTGGCCAGCGAGAGGCTGAAGAAAGCCACACGCAAGAGCAAGGTGCTGCAGTCGGCCCTGAGG CGAAAGAACGGGGCGCTCTCGCTGGCCCTCTCCCCCCGGAGCGCCAAGACCATCCTAAGCAAGGGCAAGAAGCTAGCCAAGGTGAAGAGCAAAGTGGCCACCAAGCAG tgcaAGGGCCGGGCGGTCAGCAAGCTGCTGGAGAGCTTCACCGTGGAGGACGACTTTGACTTTGATGACAacagcagcttctcagaggaggaggaggaggggggctgcTTGGCCGGGGCGGCACGGGGGGGACgccgctccccccttccccacgTCTGTGCCATCCAGAAGGAGGATCTGCGGGACGGGCTGCACATCCTCATCCCCAAGGAGGACAGCCTGCTCTACGCTGGCAGCGTCCGCACCATCCAGCCCCCCGACAT CTACAGCATCATCATCGAGGGCGAGCGGGGGAACCGGCAGCGTATCTACTCgcaggagcagctgctgcaggaggcg GTCCTCGACGTCCGGCCCCAGTCGCGACGCAGCCTCCCGCCGGGCACTCGCGTCTGCGCCTACTGGAGCCAGAAATCCCGGTGCCTCTATCCAGGGAACGTGGTGCGAG GCTCCTCCAGCGACGAGGAGGAGGATGACCCCGAGGCGGTGATGGTGGAGTTTGACGATGGGGACACGGGGCACATCGCTGTCTCCAACATCCGCCTGCTGCCCCCCGACTTCAAGATCCAGT GCACCGAGCCGTCCCCCGCgctgctggtctccagctcctgCCGGCGGACGAAGCGGTCGTGCGGCGACGTCCCCCCATCCAGCGAGCTGCCCCCCAGCCTCTGCCCGGACCGCCACGATGGCCCCGAGCCCCCCAAGAACTCGGGCAAGAAGGCGGCCAGCAAGGAGAAAAGTg GCAAAGCTGCGGAGGTGCTGTCGGGCGTCAAGGCGCCGGCGCTGAGCGACCCCTTCctggggcggcgcggcgggccgcTGCTGAGCTGGTCGGCGGTGGCACAGACGAAGCGGAAGGCGGCGAGCAAAGGCACGGCCGTGCTGCAGAACCTCTTCCAGGTCAACGGCAGCGCCAAGAAGCTACGGGCCAAAGAGgccatcttccccgtgcaccaccatcaccacctcgCCGCCCCCGTCTTCGGCAACGGCTTCGGGGCCGACTCCTTCAGCCGCATCGCCAGCTCCTACGCCTCCttcggggccggggctgggctggTGCTGCCGGCTGCCCAGAAACTCCTGCGCTCCAAGAAGGCCGAGCGGCTGGAGGCAGAAATGGGCAAAAGCAGCCGGAGAAAGGCAGGCAGTGAGTACCTGGTCAAGCTGGACCACGAAGGGGTGACGTCCCCCAAGAACAAGAACTGCAaggccctgctgctggctgagaaGGACTTTGGGGCCAAGCTGGAGCGGCCCCTGGCCAGCCACGGCTATGCCCACGCGGCCCTGGCTGGCAAGGATAGGAAGGGTCGGGCGCCCGTGCACCAGCTGCCCGTGGGGCTGGCGCTGCGGAAATACTCGGGCCAGGCCGAGTTCACCCTGAACTGCGACAGCGACTGCCACAGCTCCTACTCGGACATGGACGAGGACGAGGAGGCGGGCGGGCTGGGCGCCGACGTGCCCTCGCGCTTTATGACCCGCCTCTcggtttcctcctcttcctcgggcTCTTCCACCTCCTCCAGCTCCGGCTCCATCTCCACCTCCAGCCTCTGCTCCTCCGACAACGAGGATTCCTCCTACAGCTCCGAGGACGAGGACTCCACGTTGCTGCTCCAGACCTGCCTCTCCCAcccggtgccggcgctgctggcGCAGCCGGAGGCCCTGCGCTCCAAGAGCGGCACGCCGCAGCGCTGCTTCCTCACcaaggccgccgccgccggccccaaGGCCAAGCTCAAGCGCAAGGAGGCCCTCAGCTTCTCCAAAGCCAAAGAGTTCTCCCGGAGGCAGCGCCTGCCCTCGGTGGAAAACCGGCCAAAGATCTCCGCCTTCCTGCCCGCGCGCCAGCTCTGGAGGTGGTCGGGGAACCCCACGCAG CGGCGGGGGATGAAGGGCAAGGCGCGGAAGCTGTTCTACAAGGCCATCGTGCGGGGCAAGGAGACGCTGCGCATCGGGGACTGCGCCGTCTTCCTCTCGGCCGGGCGGCCCAACCTGCCCTACATCGGGCGCATCGAGAGCATGTGGGAGTCCTGGGGCAGCAACATGGTGGTCAAGGTCAAGTGGTTCTACCACCCCGAGGAGACCAAGCTGGGCAAGCGGCAGAGCGACGGCAAG AACGCCCTGTACCAGTCGTGCCACGAGGACGAGAACGACGTGCAGACCATCTCCCACAAGTGCCAGGTGGTGGGACGGGAGCACTACGAGCAAATGACCCGCAGCAAGAAGTACCAGGACCGGCAGGACCTCTACTACCTGGCGGGCACCTACGACCCCACCACGGGCCGGCTGGTGACCGCCGACGGGGTACCCATCCTCTGCTGA